In Clostridium sp., one DNA window encodes the following:
- a CDS encoding sigma-54-dependent transcriptional regulator, with product MKRIDRIHNYLIERTLQLDINSLKGKVGFSAKEISDELGILRNNVSMELNILLKQDKVIKIIGRPVLFIDKSSLEDKLQYNIEKGPLEVDSIDSIIKDNGHFGGKKSPFDNLIGFETGLKNQVEQAKAAILYPPNGLHTLIVGQTGVGKTLFANMMYNYARYVKRFDDNSPFVIFNCADYYNNSQLLISHIFGHLKGAFTGADKEKEGLVERADGGMLFLDEIHRLPPEGQEMIFYFMDTGTYNKLGETERRRKSNVFIVCATTEDPDSSLLRTFVRRIPIIISIPSLNERPAEDKINILKYLISNEAHRINKPIKIEENAVKALIGSVSYGNIGQMKSNIQLVCAKGFLNSIENSEYVEIDFKLLPPDIKKGLFLLGARRNEMEEISKYVNSQLIVAPEGYKVLIDEDPYEPPFNLYKIIEDKAIILKDEGLDDDSIKDFIATDINVHIKGFYDKFKDGEKDRKKILKVVDENVLEFADEIRILVQKRLDRKLSDRFLYALSLHLSAFFKRIESGRPVKYTNISSIIKDNPREYDVSLEIKKLIEKRYSISVPKMEVIYLTLLLSSIQDEQNDGNVAIIVAAHGNSTATSMVNVAKKLLGDCNMQAIDMPLEVNPEDILDKMIKRVQEIDMGKGVLLLVDMGSLANFDTVIIEKTGIDIKTIDMVSTPLVLEAVRKANIFDMDLDRIYESLKGFRGYSMSLKEKGNQHANRAFVTICSSGEGTAVKLEELVEDVIHNITDERIDVIPVGLKNLKDSIKTIQNKYEVMACIGIVNPKMDIPFISLESLINGCGEKIIGDIVASNTAVEVNEGKSVVVEDLCRDSLGEFLTYLNPSKIISVLIDFISVLEKRMNTHFKNSLCIKLIVHTGCALERMIVKEGLIYRDDKSGLDVELVNILKDEAGIFKSTLNIELTDDEIYYISEMLR from the coding sequence TTGAACATACTTTTGAAGCAGGACAAGGTAATAAAGATTATAGGCAGGCCAGTGTTGTTTATAGATAAAAGTTCTTTGGAAGATAAGCTTCAATATAATATAGAAAAAGGACCGCTGGAAGTTGACAGCATAGACAGTATTATAAAGGATAATGGTCATTTCGGTGGGAAAAAGTCTCCTTTCGACAATCTGATAGGATTTGAGACTGGACTCAAGAACCAGGTGGAGCAGGCTAAGGCAGCCATACTTTATCCGCCCAATGGTCTTCACACGCTTATTGTGGGACAGACAGGAGTCGGTAAAACTTTATTTGCAAACATGATGTATAATTATGCCAGGTATGTTAAAAGATTTGATGACAATTCCCCATTTGTAATATTTAACTGTGCCGACTATTATAATAATTCACAGCTCCTTATATCCCATATATTCGGTCATCTGAAGGGTGCTTTTACCGGTGCCGACAAAGAAAAGGAAGGACTTGTCGAGAGGGCGGATGGGGGAATGCTGTTCTTGGATGAAATCCACAGGCTTCCACCTGAAGGACAGGAAATGATATTTTATTTCATGGATACAGGAACCTATAACAAACTTGGTGAAACTGAGAGAAGGAGAAAATCAAATGTATTTATAGTATGTGCCACCACAGAAGACCCGGATTCATCTCTACTGAGAACATTTGTAAGAAGAATTCCAATAATAATAAGTATACCAAGTCTTAATGAGAGGCCGGCAGAAGACAAAATAAACATACTTAAATATCTAATATCAAATGAAGCACACAGAATCAACAAGCCCATAAAAATTGAGGAAAATGCAGTAAAGGCACTTATAGGAAGTGTATCCTATGGAAATATAGGACAGATGAAATCAAATATACAGCTTGTATGTGCAAAGGGTTTTCTAAACAGTATAGAAAACAGTGAATATGTGGAAATTGATTTCAAGTTACTTCCTCCGGATATAAAAAAAGGATTGTTTCTGCTTGGTGCCAGAAGAAATGAAATGGAGGAGATATCTAAATATGTAAATTCACAGCTTATAGTAGCACCGGAAGGGTATAAGGTGCTTATAGATGAGGATCCTTATGAACCTCCGTTCAATCTGTATAAGATTATAGAAGACAAGGCCATAATACTGAAAGATGAAGGACTTGATGATGATTCTATAAAAGATTTCATAGCAACTGATATAAATGTTCACATAAAGGGATTTTATGACAAGTTTAAAGACGGTGAAAAAGACAGAAAAAAGATATTGAAGGTAGTAGATGAGAATGTACTGGAATTTGCAGATGAGATAAGAATTCTTGTTCAAAAAAGACTGGACAGAAAATTGTCGGACAGGTTCCTGTATGCTCTTAGCCTGCATTTAAGTGCGTTTTTCAAAAGAATTGAAAGCGGAAGACCGGTAAAATATACTAATATATCAAGTATAATAAAGGATAATCCACGAGAATACGATGTTTCTCTGGAAATAAAAAAGCTTATAGAAAAAAGATATAGTATATCGGTTCCGAAGATGGAAGTCATATATCTCACTCTTCTTTTAAGTTCTATCCAGGATGAGCAGAATGATGGGAATGTGGCCATTATAGTAGCCGCCCATGGAAATAGTACTGCTACAAGCATGGTGAATGTAGCAAAAAAACTCCTTGGAGATTGCAATATGCAGGCAATAGATATGCCTCTGGAAGTAAACCCCGAAGATATATTGGACAAAATGATAAAAAGGGTTCAGGAAATAGATATGGGAAAAGGTGTGCTCCTTCTGGTCGATATGGGTTCGCTGGCAAATTTTGATACTGTAATAATTGAAAAGACGGGTATAGATATAAAGACCATAGATATGGTATCTACTCCGCTTGTGCTGGAGGCTGTAAGAAAGGCCAATATATTTGATATGGACCTTGACAGAATATATGAGTCGCTGAAAGGCTTCAGAGGATATAGTATGAGTTTGAAGGAAAAAGGGAATCAGCATGCGAACAGAGCTTTTGTCACTATTTGTTCAAGTGGAGAGGGTACGGCGGTAAAGCTTGAGGAACTGGTTGAAGATGTAATACACAATATAACTGATGAACGTATAGATGTAATACCTGTAGGATTGAAAAATCTGAAGGACAGTATAAAAACCATTCAAAACAAATATGAGGTCATGGCTTGTATTGGTATTGTAAATCCAAAGATGGACATACCTTTTATATCTCTGGAATCACTTATAAATGGATGTGGAGAAAAGATAATAGGTGATATTGTGGCAAGTAATACTGCAGTTGAAGTAAATGAAGGTAAAAGTGTTGTTGTGGAGGATTTGTGCAGGGATAGCCTGGGTGAGTTCCTAACTTATTTGAATCCATCCAAAATAATAAGTGTATTAATAGATTTTATCAGTGTATTGGAAAAAAGGATGAATACACATTTTAAGAATTCTCTATGCATAAAGCTTATAGTACATACAGGGTGTGCACTTGAAAGGATGATAGTGAAAGAAGGACTTATATATAGGGATGATAAAAGCGGACTTGATGTAGAACTTGTTAATATATTGAAGGATGAAGCCGGTATATTCAAGTCAACATTGAATATAGAACTGACTGATGATGAAATTTATTATATATCGGAGATGCTGAGATGA
- a CDS encoding mannose/fructose/sorbose PTS transporter subunit IIA: MVAIIIGTHGKFSKEILRSAEMIFGSQENVAAVTFEPGENVEDLVSRYKSEMEELDCSDGVLFMVDLFGGSPFNAASNIVVSSEKNMDVVTGINMPMLLEVFSTRSSSTLEEILNTARKSGLEGIKSLKESLSENIEEDDL; encoded by the coding sequence ATGGTAGCTATTATTATAGGGACTCATGGGAAGTTTTCAAAAGAGATTTTAAGATCTGCAGAAATGATATTTGGAAGTCAGGAAAATGTTGCGGCGGTAACATTTGAACCTGGTGAAAATGTTGAAGATCTTGTGAGTAGGTATAAGAGTGAAATGGAAGAGCTGGACTGCAGTGATGGAGTTTTGTTTATGGTGGATCTGTTCGGTGGAAGTCCTTTTAATGCAGCAAGCAATATAGTTGTTTCATCTGAAAAAAACATGGATGTAGTGACGGGGATAAATATGCCGATGCTTTTGGAAGTATTCAGTACTAGAAGTTCCTCGACTCTGGAAGAAATATTGAATACAGCCAGAAAATCAGGACTCGAGGGAATAAAGTCCTTAAAAGAAAGCTTATCTGAAAATATAGAGGAGGATGATTTATAA
- a CDS encoding mannose/fructose/sorbose PTS transporter subunit IIB → MNIVLARIDDRLIHGQVATVWAKETKCERIIVCNDDVAKDSIRKTLLVQVAPPGIKANVVGVEKAVRVYKNPKYEGVKVLYLFTNPTDILRMVEGGVDIKSVNIGGMSFKEGKKQINGVVSVNEKDIEAFKKLHEKGIELEIRKVSKDTKVDLMTLIDR, encoded by the coding sequence ATGAATATAGTTTTGGCAAGAATAGATGACAGATTGATACACGGACAGGTTGCTACTGTTTGGGCCAAGGAAACAAAATGTGAAAGAATAATAGTATGCAATGATGACGTAGCCAAGGACAGTATAAGAAAGACACTTCTTGTGCAGGTAGCACCTCCTGGAATAAAGGCAAATGTTGTGGGAGTTGAAAAGGCAGTAAGGGTATATAAAAATCCAAAATATGAGGGAGTAAAGGTATTATACCTGTTTACCAATCCTACTGATATACTCCGAATGGTTGAAGGTGGAGTTGATATAAAAAGTGTAAATATTGGAGGAATGTCATTTAAAGAGGGGAAAAAACAGATAAATGGAGTTGTATCCGTAAATGAGAAGGATATAGAAGCATTTAAAAAACTTCATGAAAAAGGTATAGAACTTGAAATAAGAAAAGTCAGCAAGGATACCAAAGTAGATTTAATGACTTTGATAGATAGATAA
- a CDS encoding PTS mannose/fructose/sorbose transporter subunit IIC translates to MTINAVQMVLILIVACISGMGSVLDEFQTHRPLIACTLIGLILGDVKTGIIIGGTLEMMALGWMNIGAAMAPDTAMASIISTILVIGGKQSIGTGIAIAMPLAAAGQVLTIFARTITVAFQHRADTYAKNGNLHGIDLMHIGSLAVQAARVAIPSMLVAAFIGTDAVQTFLNAIPKVVTGGLQVAGGFIVVVGYAMVINMMEAKYLMGFFFLGFVIAAFTQFNLVAFGVIGAVFAIIYIQLNPKYNMPKTVVVSSGGSDDELDDELDD, encoded by the coding sequence ATGACTATTAATGCTGTACAAATGGTGCTGATACTAATTGTTGCATGTATTTCCGGCATGGGCAGTGTACTTGATGAATTTCAGACACACAGGCCACTGATAGCATGTACACTAATTGGACTTATTCTTGGAGATGTAAAAACAGGTATAATTATAGGTGGTACTCTGGAGATGATGGCTCTTGGCTGGATGAATATAGGTGCGGCAATGGCACCTGATACGGCGATGGCAAGTATCATATCTACAATTCTTGTAATAGGAGGCAAACAGAGCATAGGGACAGGTATAGCCATAGCAATGCCACTTGCGGCTGCAGGCCAGGTGTTGACTATATTTGCAAGGACAATTACTGTAGCATTCCAGCACAGGGCTGATACTTATGCAAAAAATGGAAACCTCCATGGAATCGATTTAATGCACATAGGCTCTCTTGCAGTACAGGCAGCACGTGTTGCCATACCTTCAATGCTGGTTGCAGCATTTATAGGAACTGATGCAGTTCAAACATTTTTGAATGCAATTCCAAAAGTTGTAACAGGAGGTCTTCAGGTTGCCGGTGGCTTCATAGTTGTTGTAGGTTATGCCATGGTTATAAATATGATGGAGGCAAAATATCTCATGGGATTCTTCTTTCTGGGATTTGTAATAGCTGCATTTACTCAGTTTAATCTTGTAGCATTTGGCGTTATAGGTGCAGTGTTTGCAATAATATATATCCAGTTGAATCCAAAATACAATATGCCTAAAACAGTGGTTGTTTCAAGTGGAGGGTCAGATGATGAACTGGACGATGAACTTGATGACTAA